A single Zonotrichia albicollis isolate bZonAlb1 chromosome 28, bZonAlb1.hap1, whole genome shotgun sequence DNA region contains:
- the OLFML3 gene encoding olfactomedin-like protein 3 translates to MGPWRCLLLLLPLLAPALRAQQQQFMEYVERRITLLEERISQWHDQSSRYSTELRDFKNQVLGMLEAAEKEREALRAEAEGAAVRVDRLEREVDYLETQNPAPPCMEVDETLMDKQVATAKQRKNEKYTKLTDCSDTIASVRAMKILKRFGSSSGLWTKDAAGSSEKIYVFDGTANDTVYVFPRMREFTLFSATRKAARIKLPYPWVGTGHLVYDGHLYYIRQQGQSFQVIKFNLANKTVVDSSVFPAEEQIPVFGLSPSTYIEVSADEEGLWAIYATKEDEKNMCLAKLDPASLDIEQMWDTPCPRENAEGAFVVCGALHVVYNTRLPSRARVQCVFDVSGTLAPEDASLVYFPKRYGSHASLKYSPRERQIYAWDDGYQIIYRMEMKKKLEV, encoded by the exons ATGGGGCCCTGgcgctgcctgctgctgctgctgccgctgctcgCCCCGGCCCTGcgcgcccagcagcagcagttcatGGAGTACGTGGAGCGCCGCATCACCCTCCTGGAG GAGAGGATCTCCCAGTGGCACGACCAGAGCAGCCGCTACTCCACGGAGCTGCGGGACTTCAAGAACCaggtgctggggatgctggaggCGGCCGAGAAGGAGCGGGAGGCGCTGCGGGCAGAGGCCGAGGGCGCGGCCGTGCGCGTGGACCGGCTGGAGAGGGAGGTGGACTACCTGGAGACACAGAACCCCGCCCCGCCCTGCATGGAGGTGGATGAGACGCTGATGGACAAGCAGGTGGCCACAGCcaagcagaggaagaatgaGAAGTACACCAAGCTCACAG ATTGCAGTGACACCATCGCCAGTGTCAGGGCCATGAAGATCCTGAAGCGTTTCGGCAGCTCCTCGGGGCTCTGGACCAAGGACgctgcagggagctcagagaAGATCTACGTGTTTGATGGCACCGCCAACGACACCGTTTACGTCTTCCCCCGCATGCGGGAGTTCACCCTCTTCTCTGCCACCCGCAAGGCCGCCCGCATCAAGCTGCCCTACCCCTGGGTGGGCACCGGGCACCTCGTCTACGATGGCCATCTCTACTACATCCGCCAGCAGGGCCAGTCCTTCCAGGTGATCAAGTTCAACCTGGCCAACAAGACGGTGGTGGACAGCTCGGTGTTCCCGGCTGAGGAGCAGATCCCCGTCTTCGGCCTCTCCCCCTCCACCTACATCGAGGTGTCGGCGGACGAGGAAGGCCTCTGGGCCATCTATGCCACCAAGGAGGACGAGAAGAACATGTGCCTGGCCAAGCTGGACCCCGCCTCGCTGGACATCGAGCAGATGtgggacacgccgtgcccgcgGGAGAACGCCGAGGGCGCCTTCGTGGTGTGCGGGGCGCTGCACGTGGTGTACAACACGCGCCTGCCCAGCCGCGCCCGCGTCCAGTGCGTCTTCGACGTCAGCGGCACGCTGGCCCCCGAGGACGCCTCCCTGGTCTATTTCCCCAAGCGCTACGGCTCCCATGCCAGCCTCAAGTACAGCCCCAGGGAGAGGCAGATCTACGCCTGGGATGATGGCTACCAGATCATTTACCGCATGGAGATGAAGAAGAAGCTGGAGGTCTGA